The following coding sequences are from one Sphingobium sp. RAC03 window:
- a CDS encoding VOC family protein, protein MISLARFGTRDLDRAKSFYDELAALLGAVRAFDRPDVVAYKTPDSGMLLIGKPFAGDASPGNGNQVGIQAASRATVDAVHARAMALGGQCEGKPGIRGDDPNGFYGAYFRDLDGNKLVIFRYGAPDT, encoded by the coding sequence ATGATCAGCCTGGCCCGCTTCGGCACCCGCGACCTCGATCGCGCCAAGAGTTTCTACGACGAACTGGCCGCCCTGTTGGGGGCCGTCCGCGCCTTCGACCGCCCGGACGTCGTGGCCTACAAAACCCCCGACAGCGGCATGCTCCTCATCGGCAAGCCTTTCGCGGGCGACGCATCGCCCGGCAACGGCAACCAGGTCGGCATCCAGGCCGCCAGCCGCGCAACGGTCGATGCCGTCCATGCCAGGGCAATGGCCCTTGGCGGCCAGTGCGAAGGCAAGCCCGGCATCCGGGGCGATGACCCCAACGGCTTCTATGGCGCCTATTTCCGCGACCTCGACGGCAACAAGCTCGTCATCTTCCGCTACGGGGCACCCGACACCTGA
- a CDS encoding alkyl sulfatase dimerization domain-containing protein → MTDAPQTPLGALVMGGQGQTDAERVGDGIFMVKDISNAYLVTTNDGDLLVNTGFLGNGARNKGLFAPHRSGALKRIIVTQAHADHYGALPDQMEYGTQVIVGSGFGETVDYFERLAPFLGRRSGKLWASMTRRDGPPPKPPLIVPDVEVATSLAFAQGGRAFEVGKTPGGESLDSVFVWMPQEKTIFTGNLFGPVWRAMPNLVTMRGDKPRLVRAYLRSVEQVRALGAELVISGHGDPIRGAARIRADLDALHAAVSYLEHETIAGMNAGRTVQELMREIALPDALKIGEFHGKTSWVVRAIWEENGGWFHYADGTTALYGVPRSAVSGDLVELAGGAGAIVGRAHGHVAAGRPLEALHLLDIALEAVPDHEAGLSVRKAALAQLLAASGGTNLSETMWLKAEIAETDKRLASQTEKGEG, encoded by the coding sequence ATGACCGACGCGCCGCAAACACCGCTTGGCGCGCTCGTCATGGGCGGTCAGGGGCAGACCGACGCCGAGCGGGTCGGCGACGGCATCTTCATGGTGAAGGATATTTCCAACGCCTATCTGGTGACGACGAACGATGGGGATTTGCTCGTCAATACCGGTTTTCTGGGCAATGGCGCGCGCAACAAGGGGTTGTTTGCGCCGCATCGCAGCGGGGCCCTCAAGCGCATTATCGTGACGCAGGCCCATGCCGACCATTATGGCGCGCTGCCCGACCAGATGGAGTACGGCACGCAAGTCATTGTCGGGTCGGGCTTTGGCGAGACGGTGGACTATTTCGAGCGGCTGGCCCCTTTTCTGGGCCGCCGGTCGGGCAAGCTGTGGGCGTCAATGACGCGGCGCGACGGGCCGCCGCCCAAGCCGCCGCTGATCGTGCCGGACGTGGAGGTCGCGACCAGCCTTGCCTTCGCGCAGGGCGGGCGCGCGTTCGAGGTGGGCAAGACGCCGGGGGGTGAAAGCCTGGATTCGGTGTTCGTGTGGATGCCGCAGGAAAAGACCATCTTTACCGGCAATCTGTTCGGCCCGGTGTGGCGGGCGATGCCCAATCTGGTGACGATGCGCGGCGACAAGCCCCGGCTGGTGCGCGCTTACTTGCGCTCGGTCGAGCAGGTGCGGGCGCTGGGCGCGGAACTGGTGATTAGCGGCCATGGCGATCCGATCCGAGGGGCGGCGCGCATCCGTGCCGATCTGGATGCGCTGCATGCGGCGGTCAGCTATCTGGAGCACGAGACGATCGCGGGGATGAATGCGGGTCGGACAGTGCAGGAATTGATGCGCGAAATTGCGCTGCCCGATGCGCTGAAGATCGGCGAATTTCATGGCAAGACCAGCTGGGTCGTGCGCGCCATCTGGGAAGAAAATGGCGGCTGGTTCCATTATGCCGATGGCACCACCGCGCTTTATGGCGTGCCGCGATCGGCAGTGAGCGGCGATCTGGTCGAGTTGGCGGGCGGGGCTGGCGCCATTGTTGGCCGGGCGCATGGGCATGTGGCGGCGGGGCGGCCGCTGGAAGCGCTGCATTTGTTGGACATCGCGTTGGAAGCTGTGCCCGATCATGAAGCGGGATTGAGCGTGCGCAAGGCAGCGCTGGCGCAATTGCTGGCGGCGAGCGGCGGCACGAACCTGTCGGAAACCATGTGGCTGAAGGCGGAGATCGCCGAGACGGACAAGCGCCTCGCCAGTCAAACAGAAAAGGGAGAAGGATGA
- a CDS encoding SDR family NAD(P)-dependent oxidoreductase, with protein sequence MAGLFDCSDKVTLVTGGNGGIGLGFARGVAKMGGKIAIWARNADKNAAAKADLLAAGAARVETYQVDVASEEAIIAGYAQLLADFQRVDCVFANSGRASRSRSVLTLDAAEWHDLLAVNLHGAFFTLREGAKAMVARAEAGEPGGSLVYCGSLSMFHGIAGINNYAASKGGMGAAVRGMAAELGKYEIRANSIAPGYVKTGIGGDQGMSEEMKARMAAVDAHFSAKTPIHRPGAIEDFEGIGAYLCSDASRFHSGDTIVIDGGSLIYPPYAF encoded by the coding sequence GTGGCAGGTCTTTTCGACTGTTCGGACAAGGTGACGCTGGTGACCGGCGGCAATGGCGGCATTGGCCTGGGTTTCGCGCGCGGCGTGGCGAAGATGGGCGGCAAGATCGCCATCTGGGCGCGCAATGCGGACAAGAATGCAGCGGCGAAGGCGGATTTGCTGGCGGCGGGCGCGGCGCGCGTCGAAACCTATCAGGTCGATGTGGCATCGGAAGAGGCGATCATTGCGGGCTATGCGCAATTGCTGGCCGATTTCCAGCGCGTCGATTGTGTGTTCGCCAATTCGGGGCGCGCGTCGCGCAGCCGGTCGGTGCTGACGCTGGACGCGGCCGAATGGCATGACCTGCTGGCAGTGAACCTGCACGGGGCTTTCTTCACCTTGCGCGAAGGCGCCAAGGCGATGGTCGCGCGCGCCGAAGCGGGCGAGCCGGGCGGGAGCCTGGTCTATTGCGGCAGCCTGTCGATGTTTCACGGGATAGCGGGCATCAATAATTATGCCGCGTCCAAAGGCGGCATGGGCGCGGCGGTGCGCGGCATGGCGGCGGAACTGGGCAAATATGAGATCCGCGCGAACAGCATCGCGCCGGGATATGTCAAGACCGGCATCGGTGGCGATCAGGGCATGAGCGAGGAAATGAAGGCGCGCATGGCGGCGGTCGACGCGCATTTTTCCGCCAAGACGCCGATCCATCGGCCCGGTGCGATCGAAGATTTCGAAGGGATCGGCGCCTATCTCTGCTCTGATGCATCGCGATTCCATAGCGGCGATACGATCGTGATCGATGGCGGCAGCCTGATCTATCCCCCTTACGCCTTTTGA
- a CDS encoding helix-turn-helix transcriptional regulator, which produces MPPAETYAESLFEAELIVPSALIRIMRLHLDQPTDRLFYRTDHYWLDLCLTPRPEKARGCYRDRWGPHRYEPLGEIFLVPPGEAIHIRSETGGRQASVICEIPAAAINCWLDDGGIDWTDRRLAAGLDITHPHMRACLLRLADEVRHPGSGSAILAELIARQLAIEVARYCQAIGEGPVSGGLSSWRLRRIEERLHMLGPPPTLGELAALCNLSPRQLTRGFRASRGCSIGDHIAQTRIDMAKRHLATPQSIKEIAFALGFASPSSFAYAFRRATGATPRQFRQRRLSPPSSG; this is translated from the coding sequence GTGCCGCCAGCCGAAACCTATGCCGAATCGCTGTTCGAGGCGGAACTGATCGTGCCGTCCGCCCTGATACGGATCATGCGCCTGCATCTCGATCAGCCGACCGACCGGCTCTTCTACCGCACCGATCATTATTGGCTCGACCTGTGCCTGACCCCGCGCCCGGAAAAGGCGCGCGGCTGCTATCGCGACCGTTGGGGGCCGCATCGTTACGAACCATTGGGCGAAATCTTCCTCGTGCCGCCCGGCGAAGCGATCCATATCCGCAGCGAAACCGGCGGTCGGCAGGCCTCGGTCATCTGCGAAATCCCGGCCGCGGCGATCAACTGCTGGCTCGATGATGGCGGCATCGACTGGACCGACCGGCGGCTGGCCGCTGGTCTCGACATCACCCATCCGCACATGCGCGCCTGCCTGTTGCGGCTGGCCGACGAAGTCCGTCATCCAGGGTCCGGCAGCGCGATCCTCGCCGAACTCATCGCCCGGCAACTGGCGATCGAGGTAGCCCGCTATTGCCAGGCGATCGGCGAAGGGCCGGTCAGCGGGGGTCTGTCCTCCTGGCGTTTGCGCCGTATTGAGGAACGGCTGCACATGCTTGGGCCACCCCCGACGCTTGGCGAATTGGCGGCGCTGTGCAACCTGTCCCCCCGCCAATTGACGCGCGGTTTTCGCGCGTCACGCGGCTGTTCGATCGGCGACCATATCGCCCAGACCCGGATCGACATGGCCAAGCGCCATCTCGCCACCCCGCAAAGCATCAAGGAAATCGCCTTCGCGCTCGGCTTTGCCTCTCCCTCCAGCTTCGCCTACGCCTTTCGCCGCGCGACCGGCGCCACCCCCCGCCAATTTCGCCAGCGCCGTCTGTCGCCCCCATCCTCTGGCTGA
- a CDS encoding VOC family protein — translation MIVGRHYQNAYVTRNIDQAVAEFKERADIRQLLEAEISVTLWTPHGEGIGTQKLAFLWIGDMQIELIQPGQGDVLALYRDALPADDRLRFHHVCHRVDDWNAFLAQVDRQPFPVALKGGTPGMLQFLYLDTRKWLGHYSEYVWMVPERWAAMGGRTA, via the coding sequence ATGATCGTCGGACGCCATTATCAAAATGCCTATGTGACCCGAAATATCGACCAAGCCGTGGCAGAGTTTAAGGAGCGGGCCGACATCCGCCAGCTCCTCGAAGCCGAAATCTCCGTCACTCTCTGGACACCCCATGGCGAAGGCATCGGCACGCAGAAGCTCGCCTTCCTCTGGATCGGCGACATGCAAATCGAATTGATCCAACCGGGGCAGGGCGACGTCCTCGCCCTCTACCGCGATGCCCTGCCAGCCGACGACCGGCTGCGCTTCCATCATGTCTGCCACCGCGTCGATGATTGGAACGCTTTCCTGGCGCAGGTCGACCGGCAGCCCTTTCCCGTTGCGTTGAAAGGCGGAACGCCGGGCATGCTCCAGTTCCTCTATCTCGATACCCGCAAGTGGCTCGGCCACTATAGTGAATATGTCTGGATGGTCCCCGAACGCTGGGCCGCCATGGGAGGACGCACCGCATGA
- a CDS encoding FAS1-like dehydratase domain-containing protein produces MATLAEAPTNKFPKITEEGLDDLRKRIGVKIENTVEPWNYEATRDAIRHYAHGIGDDNPLWCDPAYAEKTKYGAVVALPSFLFTTSRIISGYCGGLSGVHAMWAGADWTWHKPVLRNDTIRTEAYLKDLVEHNTKFAGRSFQQIYHVDFFNQSGDKVAEGDSWVFRTDRDEARERGTKYTEARGRVEQYTEEELAEFTRLYQEEEIRGSTPRYWEDVKVGDELPRMMKGPMTVTGFICYAQGWGGLYIRANKLANQMQQAHPGLGIRNRFNVPDCPERVHWDEAFALEVGAPGAYDYGPERCSWLTHHITNWIGDDGFLTRSKCQIRRHNPDGDAIYIDGSVIRKFEENGKKFVEIQQQATTHRGEVSAFGTSIAELPSKPA; encoded by the coding sequence ATGGCAACATTGGCGGAAGCCCCCACCAATAAATTCCCCAAGATCACCGAAGAAGGCCTGGACGACCTGCGCAAGCGCATAGGCGTCAAGATCGAGAATACGGTCGAACCTTGGAATTATGAAGCGACCCGCGACGCGATCCGCCACTATGCCCACGGCATCGGCGACGATAATCCCTTGTGGTGCGATCCGGCCTATGCCGAAAAGACCAAGTACGGCGCGGTCGTCGCGCTACCCAGCTTCCTGTTCACGACCAGCCGGATCATTTCGGGCTATTGCGGTGGCCTGTCGGGCGTTCATGCCATGTGGGCGGGTGCCGACTGGACCTGGCACAAGCCGGTGCTGCGCAACGACACCATCCGCACCGAAGCTTATCTCAAGGATTTGGTCGAGCATAACACCAAGTTCGCCGGGCGCAGCTTTCAACAGATCTACCATGTCGACTTCTTCAACCAGTCGGGCGACAAGGTGGCCGAAGGCGATAGCTGGGTATTCCGCACCGATCGCGACGAAGCCCGCGAACGCGGCACCAAATATACCGAAGCACGTGGCCGCGTGGAGCAATATACCGAGGAAGAACTGGCCGAATTTACCCGCCTGTATCAGGAAGAGGAAATTCGTGGGTCAACGCCCCGCTATTGGGAAGACGTGAAGGTTGGCGACGAACTGCCGCGCATGATGAAGGGGCCGATGACGGTCACCGGCTTCATCTGCTACGCGCAGGGCTGGGGCGGCCTCTACATCCGCGCCAACAAGCTCGCCAACCAGATGCAGCAGGCGCATCCGGGCCTCGGCATCCGCAACCGCTTTAACGTGCCAGACTGCCCTGAGCGCGTTCACTGGGACGAAGCCTTCGCGCTCGAAGTCGGCGCACCGGGGGCCTATGATTATGGCCCGGAACGGTGCAGCTGGCTGACCCATCACATCACCAACTGGATCGGTGACGATGGCTTCCTCACGCGCAGCAAGTGCCAGATCCGCCGCCACAATCCCGATGGCGATGCGATCTACATCGACGGCAGCGTGATCCGCAAGTTCGAGGAGAACGGCAAGAAGTTCGTCGAGATCCAGCAGCAGGCGACCACCCATCGCGGCGAAGTTTCCGCCTTCGGCACCTCGATCGCCGAACTGCCCAGCAAGCCAGCCTAA
- a CDS encoding zinc-dependent alcohol dehydrogenase — protein MRLLTIHDVDDVRLDPYERPEAGPKDVVVKMKACGICGSDLSYIKNGGIPTPGKRTALGHEGAGELLFVGADVTGVSVGQSVIINPMMTPSYIGSGGPEGAFTEELLVRDARLGGSLLPIPDGIPYAVAAMCEPLSVALHGVNRAQAKAGDKVVIFGCGPIGLGMILWAVYRGCDVIALDLAEERLERARALGAQTINPAREDAIARIKAIHGTVMVFGREKALTDAYIDAAGAPSILRDVVTLAKTHARHVITAAYLKPIELPAGPMLTTEMTITTAVGYPTEMPDVIAAMPRLQAKIAALISHRLPFDRVIEGLDIAAQPQSAKVMIEFADGAA, from the coding sequence ATGCGCCTGCTCACCATTCATGACGTCGATGACGTGCGGCTCGATCCCTATGAGCGGCCCGAAGCGGGGCCGAAGGATGTGGTCGTCAAGATGAAGGCCTGCGGCATTTGCGGCAGTGACCTCAGCTACATCAAAAATGGCGGTATCCCGACGCCGGGCAAGCGGACGGCGCTGGGCCATGAGGGCGCAGGCGAACTGCTGTTCGTGGGCGCTGACGTAACCGGCGTGTCGGTCGGGCAGAGCGTCATCATCAACCCGATGATGACGCCTAGCTATATCGGCAGCGGCGGGCCGGAGGGGGCCTTTACCGAGGAACTGCTGGTCCGCGACGCGCGGCTGGGCGGCAGTCTGCTGCCGATCCCCGACGGCATCCCCTATGCAGTGGCGGCGATGTGCGAGCCGTTGTCGGTGGCACTGCATGGGGTCAACCGGGCGCAGGCGAAGGCTGGCGACAAGGTCGTGATCTTCGGCTGCGGGCCGATTGGCCTTGGCATGATCCTCTGGGCGGTGTACCGGGGGTGCGACGTGATCGCGCTCGATCTGGCGGAGGAGCGGCTGGAACGGGCGCGGGCGCTGGGCGCGCAGACGATCAATCCGGCGCGCGAGGATGCGATCGCGCGGATCAAGGCGATCCATGGCACCGTGATGGTGTTCGGGCGGGAGAAGGCGCTGACCGACGCCTATATAGACGCGGCGGGTGCGCCGTCGATCTTGCGGGACGTGGTGACGCTGGCCAAGACGCATGCGCGACATGTGATTACGGCGGCTTATTTGAAGCCCATCGAACTGCCCGCCGGGCCGATGCTGACCACAGAGATGACGATTACGACGGCCGTCGGCTATCCGACCGAAATGCCCGATGTGATCGCGGCGATGCCGCGTTTGCAGGCCAAGATCGCGGCTTTGATCAGCCATAGATTGCCGTTCGACCGAGTGATCGAGGGGCTGGATATTGCCGCGCAGCCGCAATCGGCCAAGGTTATGATCGAATTTGCGGACGGCGCGGCATGA
- a CDS encoding SDR family NAD(P)-dependent oxidoreductase, with protein sequence MDEMRFDGRVAVITGAGRGLGRAYALLLASRGAKIIVNDPGVSMQGEGTDAAPAQALVEEIRAAGGDAIASTDSVATPQGGQAIIDTAITHYGRIDILIHNAGIVRRGSLNDLSYADFETVLDVHMRGAFHVVRAAFPHMTAANYGRIVLTGSLNGLYGNAGVVNYSMAKAAMTGLSNVAAIEGAAHNIKSNIILPGAVTRMADGLDTSAYPPMDPDLVAPTVGYLAHEECAVTGEMLIAMAGRVARAYTMETKGAFRPDWTIEQIAENLDTIRATDNALHFAPVPDGHMDHLRYCFAMARAG encoded by the coding sequence ATGGATGAGATGCGCTTCGACGGCCGGGTCGCCGTTATCACCGGGGCAGGCCGGGGCTTGGGCCGCGCCTATGCGCTACTGCTGGCGTCGCGGGGCGCAAAGATTATCGTCAATGATCCCGGCGTATCGATGCAGGGGGAGGGCACCGACGCTGCGCCTGCCCAAGCACTGGTCGAAGAAATCCGCGCCGCCGGGGGAGATGCGATCGCCTCGACCGACAGCGTCGCAACGCCGCAGGGCGGCCAGGCGATCATCGACACCGCCATCACCCATTATGGCCGCATCGACATCCTTATCCACAATGCGGGCATCGTCCGGCGCGGATCGCTCAATGACCTCAGCTACGCCGATTTCGAGACGGTCCTCGACGTCCATATGCGCGGCGCCTTCCATGTCGTGCGCGCCGCCTTCCCGCACATGACCGCCGCCAACTATGGCCGCATCGTCCTCACCGGCTCCCTCAACGGCCTTTATGGCAATGCAGGCGTGGTCAATTATTCCATGGCAAAGGCCGCGATGACCGGCCTGTCCAACGTCGCCGCGATCGAAGGCGCAGCGCACAACATAAAGAGCAACATCATCCTGCCCGGTGCCGTCACCCGCATGGCCGATGGCCTCGACACCAGCGCCTACCCGCCGATGGACCCGGACCTTGTCGCGCCCACCGTCGGCTATCTCGCCCATGAAGAGTGCGCGGTGACCGGCGAAATGCTCATCGCCATGGCCGGCCGCGTCGCCCGCGCCTACACGATGGAAACCAAAGGCGCGTTCCGCCCCGACTGGACCATCGAACAGATCGCCGAAAATCTCGACACCATCCGCGCCACCGACAACGCCCTCCACTTCGCGCCAGTGCCGGACGGCCATATGGACCATCTCCGCTATTGTTTCGCCATGGCGCGAGCGGGGTAA
- a CDS encoding acyl-CoA synthetase, translated as MAKLTDYSSYADAQAHATSDAPWGLFDGDRDHLNIAHECITRHADGSDRAAVRIAHADGRDEILSFDTIAAGAARFAYWLDAEGVQPGERIAFMLEPSLPFYVCLFGAMQTGAISVPLFTLFGPDALRLRVDDCKPTILITNLEKADLARSMNGPRVVIADDGLLDEIEKYPATYTPKTRANDLAVFQYTSGTTRELPEAVKHSHRALVTLMFAALYGTGIRPGDEFFCPSSPAWGHGLWHGTLAPLGLGVTTGTFAGRFDPVRLMQALDDYQITNMSAAATHYRMMKNSGKAEEFAFHFKKLSYTGEPIDPATLDFIETYFKVPACSMYGTTEIGVVLVNYPGADDFTVKPGSLGKAVPGQKLQVQRPDGTPSAPGEIGELMLWRRDKWETTKDRAKIDEDGYFYHCGRADDVIISAGWTMSAVEIENTLLKHPVVLECAVIGVPDPQRGQVVKAFVIANVDGSDALVKELQTFTREKLAQHEFPRVVEFVTDLPKTPAGKVHRKILREREAAKAAELVN; from the coding sequence ATGGCCAAACTCACCGACTATAGCAGCTATGCCGATGCGCAGGCGCATGCGACGTCCGACGCGCCCTGGGGTCTGTTCGACGGCGACCGCGATCATCTCAACATCGCGCATGAATGCATCACCCGCCACGCCGATGGCAGCGACCGCGCCGCCGTCCGCATCGCCCATGCCGATGGCCGCGATGAAATTCTCAGCTTCGACACGATCGCCGCCGGTGCCGCACGCTTCGCCTATTGGCTCGATGCAGAGGGCGTTCAACCCGGCGAACGCATCGCCTTCATGCTCGAACCCTCGCTGCCCTTTTATGTCTGCCTGTTCGGCGCGATGCAGACCGGTGCGATCTCGGTGCCGCTCTTCACCCTGTTCGGTCCCGATGCGCTGCGCTTGCGCGTCGATGACTGCAAGCCGACCATCCTGATCACCAATCTGGAAAAGGCCGACCTCGCCCGCAGCATGAACGGCCCCCGCGTCGTCATCGCCGACGACGGCCTGCTGGACGAAATCGAAAAATATCCCGCGACCTATACCCCCAAGACCAGGGCGAATGACCTGGCCGTATTCCAGTATACGTCCGGCACCACCCGCGAACTACCCGAAGCGGTCAAGCACAGCCACCGCGCGCTGGTGACGCTGATGTTCGCCGCGCTCTACGGCACCGGCATCCGGCCGGGCGACGAATTTTTCTGCCCCTCCTCGCCCGCTTGGGGGCATGGCCTGTGGCATGGGACGCTCGCCCCGCTGGGGCTGGGCGTGACCACCGGCACCTTTGCTGGTCGCTTCGATCCCGTCCGCCTCATGCAAGCGCTGGACGATTACCAGATCACCAACATGTCGGCCGCCGCAACCCATTACCGTATGATGAAGAATAGCGGCAAGGCGGAGGAATTTGCCTTCCACTTCAAGAAGCTATCCTACACCGGCGAACCGATCGACCCGGCGACGCTCGACTTCATCGAAACCTATTTCAAGGTTCCCGCCTGCTCCATGTACGGCACGACCGAAATCGGCGTCGTGCTGGTCAATTATCCGGGCGCAGACGATTTCACCGTCAAGCCTGGCTCGCTCGGCAAAGCCGTGCCAGGACAGAAATTGCAGGTCCAGCGCCCCGACGGCACACCGTCCGCCCCCGGCGAGATCGGCGAACTGATGCTTTGGCGGCGCGACAAGTGGGAAACTACCAAGGACCGCGCGAAAATCGACGAGGACGGCTATTTCTATCATTGCGGCCGTGCCGACGACGTCATCATTTCGGCCGGCTGGACGATGAGCGCGGTCGAGATCGAAAACACCCTGCTCAAACATCCCGTGGTGCTGGAATGCGCCGTGATCGGCGTGCCCGACCCGCAACGGGGACAAGTCGTCAAGGCCTTCGTCATCGCCAATGTCGACGGTAGCGATGCCTTGGTAAAGGAACTCCAGACCTTCACCCGCGAAAAGCTCGCCCAGCATGAATTTCCCCGCGTCGTGGAATTCGTAACCGACCTGCCCAAAACCCCGGCCGGCAAGGTCCACCGCAAAATCCTTCGAGAACGCGAGGCTGCGAAAGCGGCCGAACTCGTCAACTGA
- a CDS encoding sulfotransferase family protein: MTTTTAGLDADALIAAAREQTGLTDLGDEAMLEGLHVLIDAINGEAKLTEAAQGRWAQQITATLANRLQVEDYLARHPALLDAPVDKPLFVFGLPRTGTTLTINLLNADPARRCFLRWEAFNSVPPAAKGALSSDPRYVAEQARLDMMLKYAPHISAMHHEDADSPTECQFSMAPSFCAQYYDSVLHIPSYQKWLFGTSYLPAFRYQKRLFQMLQENNSGQWTLKNPWHPLFLDDIMTVYPDAQLVMTHRDPADVVASACSLVYQVRKMFSDDVDPVEVGKSQLRTFDLMIERMLAYREKHGWDSIHDIHYDAQVRDPIGEMRRLYARFDTALTAEAEAAMQAMLDANPQGKHGKHSYDLADYGLDRAGVHAHFRDYTARFGIACKA; this comes from the coding sequence ATGACGACCACCACCGCAGGGCTGGACGCTGACGCGCTGATTGCCGCCGCGCGCGAACAGACGGGGCTGACCGATCTGGGCGATGAGGCGATGTTGGAAGGGCTGCACGTCCTGATCGATGCGATCAATGGCGAGGCGAAGCTGACCGAGGCGGCACAGGGGCGTTGGGCGCAGCAGATCACCGCCACGCTGGCGAACCGGTTGCAGGTCGAGGATTATCTGGCGCGGCATCCTGCGTTGCTGGATGCGCCGGTCGACAAGCCGCTGTTCGTGTTCGGCCTGCCGCGCACGGGCACGACGCTGACGATCAATTTGCTCAATGCGGACCCGGCGCGGCGGTGCTTCCTGCGCTGGGAAGCATTCAACAGTGTGCCGCCCGCGGCGAAGGGCGCGCTGAGCAGCGATCCGCGCTATGTGGCGGAACAGGCGCGGCTCGACATGATGCTCAAATATGCGCCGCATATCTCGGCGATGCATCATGAGGATGCGGACAGCCCGACCGAGTGCCAATTCTCGATGGCGCCGTCTTTTTGCGCGCAATATTATGACTCGGTCTTGCATATTCCGAGCTATCAGAAATGGTTGTTCGGCACGAGTTACCTGCCTGCTTTCCGCTATCAGAAGCGGCTGTTCCAGATGTTGCAGGAGAATAATAGCGGACAGTGGACGCTCAAAAATCCTTGGCATCCGCTGTTTCTGGATGACATCATGACCGTCTATCCCGATGCGCAATTGGTGATGACGCATCGCGATCCCGCCGATGTCGTCGCGTCGGCGTGCAGCCTCGTTTATCAGGTGCGCAAGATGTTTAGCGACGATGTCGATCCGGTCGAGGTCGGCAAGTCGCAGCTGCGCACCTTCGACCTGATGATCGAACGGATGCTGGCCTATCGGGAGAAGCATGGCTGGGATTCGATCCATGACATTCACTATGACGCGCAGGTGCGCGACCCGATCGGCGAGATGCGGCGGCTCTATGCGCGGTTCGATACGGCGCTGACGGCGGAGGCGGAAGCCGCGATGCAGGCGATGCTGGATGCCAATCCGCAGGGGAAACATGGCAAGCATAGCTATGATCTGGCGGATTATGGGCTGGATCGCGCGGGTGTGCATGCGCATTTCCGCGATTATACGGCGCGGTTTGGGATTGCGTGTAAGGCATAA